In Gossypium raimondii isolate GPD5lz chromosome 12, ASM2569854v1, whole genome shotgun sequence, a single window of DNA contains:
- the LOC105763503 gene encoding uncharacterized protein At5g65660: MENQVVSPPHVDASRPSLGFPLGTALLLIIIFSLSGIFSCCYHWDKLRSLRRSSAGHTDPHPDIEASPSKPMPDFLDLKKNQSQSLPVLMPGDEIPKFIALPCPCQPPRQDKVEVKMEKPPKPARCPVPFGLAI, encoded by the exons ATGGAGAATCAGGTTGTTTCGCCACCCCATGTGGATGCATCTCGACCGTCCCTCGGCTTCCCTCTTGGCACTGCCCTCCTCTTAATCATCATTTTCAGCTTGAGTGGTATCTTCTCCTGCTGCTACCACTGGGACAAGCTCAGATCACTCCGCCGATCTTCCGCCGGCCACACCGATCCCCATCCCGATATCGAAGCTTCTCCCTCCAAACCCATGCCTGATTTCTTG GATTTAAAGAAAAACCAAAGCCAAAGCCTACCTGTATTAATGCCGGGAGATGAGATCCCAAAATTCATAGCATTACCATGTCCGTGTCAGCCTCCACGGCAAGACAAGGTTGAAGTGAAAATGGAAAAGCCACCCAAGCCAGCGCGTTGCCCAGTACCTTTTGGATTGGCTATTTGA